From the Halalkalicoccus sp. CGA53 genome, one window contains:
- the trpD gene encoding anthranilate phosphoribosyltransferase — protein sequence MQALIERVTEGEDLSQAEAREAATAVFEEATEAQIGALLAALRAKGETEAEIAGFAEGMRAAARTIDPDREPLVDTCGTGGDDYDTINVSTTSAIVAAGTGVPIAKHGNYSVSSSSGSADVLAELGVEIDAEPPAVERAIEERGIGFMLAPVFHPAMKAVIGPRKELGMRTVFNVLGPLTNPAGAEAQLVGVYDPDLVPVLARALSRMDVDRALVVHGEGMDEIGLHGETAVAELSGGEVEEYTLTPSELGLSAHPVASVAGGSPTENAAATRGIVEGEITDARREIVLANAGATVYLAGEACSLEEGVEVVSNAIDEGRAAEILEEMCRPLATEGR from the coding sequence ATGCAGGCACTCATCGAGCGCGTGACGGAGGGCGAGGACCTCTCGCAGGCGGAGGCGAGGGAGGCCGCAACGGCGGTCTTCGAGGAGGCGACCGAGGCACAGATCGGGGCGCTGCTCGCTGCACTCCGGGCGAAGGGCGAGACCGAAGCGGAGATCGCGGGCTTCGCCGAGGGGATGCGCGCGGCCGCACGGACGATCGACCCGGACAGGGAGCCGCTCGTGGACACCTGTGGAACGGGTGGGGACGACTACGACACGATCAACGTCTCCACGACCAGCGCGATCGTGGCGGCCGGCACCGGGGTCCCGATCGCGAAACACGGAAACTACTCGGTCTCGTCGTCGTCGGGCAGCGCCGACGTCCTCGCCGAACTCGGTGTCGAGATCGACGCCGAACCGCCGGCGGTCGAGCGAGCGATCGAAGAGAGAGGGATCGGCTTCATGCTCGCGCCGGTGTTCCACCCCGCGATGAAGGCCGTCATCGGCCCGCGCAAGGAGCTCGGCATGCGGACGGTGTTCAACGTCCTCGGGCCGCTCACGAACCCCGCCGGCGCGGAGGCCCAGCTCGTCGGCGTCTACGACCCCGATCTGGTACCCGTCCTCGCCCGCGCGCTCTCGCGCATGGACGTCGATCGGGCGCTCGTCGTCCACGGGGAAGGGATGGACGAGATCGGCCTCCACGGCGAGACGGCCGTCGCCGAACTCTCGGGCGGCGAGGTGGAGGAGTACACGCTCACGCCCTCGGAGCTCGGGCTCTCCGCGCATCCGGTCGCCTCGGTGGCGGGCGGGAGCCCGACCGAGAACGCCGCCGCAACGCGCGGGATCGTCGAGGGCGAGATCACCGACGCCCGCCGCGAGATCGTCCTCGCGAACGCAGGGGCGACCGTCTACCTCGCGGGCGAAGCGTGCTCGCTGGAGGAAGGAGTCGAGGTAGTCTCGAACGCGATCGACGAGGGACGGGCGGCCGAGATCCTCGAGGAGATGTGTCGACCGCTCGCGACGGAGGGACGATGA
- a CDS encoding lycopene cyclase domain-containing protein, translating to MKPNIAVFGKYTYLATIVLWGAITVALLRRAGALRKATVSVLAIYPVAYIWDWYTLDVGIFEIKLRTGIEVAGIPLEEHLFAVVVPALVIAIHENVHGTRADDSG from the coding sequence GTGAAGCCGAACATCGCCGTCTTCGGGAAGTACACCTACCTCGCGACGATCGTCCTCTGGGGGGCGATCACGGTCGCGCTGCTCCGGCGCGCGGGGGCGCTCCGCAAGGCCACCGTCTCCGTGCTCGCGATCTATCCGGTCGCCTACATCTGGGACTGGTACACCCTCGACGTAGGGATCTTCGAGATAAAGCTCAGAACGGGGATCGAGGTCGCAGGGATCCCGCTCGAAGAACACCTCTTCGCCGTCGTCGTCCCCGCGCTCGTCATCGCGATCCACGAGAACGTCCACGGCACTCGGGCGGACGACAGTGGCTGA
- a CDS encoding STT3 domain-containing protein: MIGRISSEDLATSLALVTGLALVVLVRVWVPYDDVFRNGDVVLAANDPYFFRYWVEGLLATDASPFDMGDLAGLSEEIRTHRNVLFIVSVWAATETLGGSAHTAGVMLAWYPVGAAVVMAVLLYVLVVDVTGDRRIGLIAVVLLGLTPAHAYRTMLGFGDHDAFHALWVVVTAAALVRLTRAGTGDRPWRRTGYWITVGTLGVGVAALSFAWLGGPILLVPIAVFALGTAVSCVRHGRSPVLENGGLLAALLVASVLSLALHRGLNWAEPYRGFAPVLLFVLVVGILVVGELAGRMELPWPVVLSGALGVIGVWFAAIWTGIGAFAAPMHRFVAYFRQFPREPEYRIGETVSLVADLQTPVVLFGLLLFVAVPVMVLVVFELRSAHRPEWLAVSAYAWTFLALSIVQLRFTGVFSVFVAAFAAVGILYVVGEREPSWGLSLGVDRAEVSRDTQGFDVVDGVRMAGIVLVLVVLVTGIGVAQIPGTMGQLTVDDTTHETATWMGEYSADRGWEFPENYVFSAWGTNRVYNHVVSGEAESYRYAQQNYRTFVSSSDPERWHDDLEGRAGFVVVEDTRFAYPPESMQVRLNDRYGSAGGGVDGLAHYRLLYVSDDETTKVFTLVPGGTIAGNATPNTTLQVESDVEVGDTTFTYQRIVRVPSDGRYEVTVPYPGRYTVGSEAVRVSESNVTNGETIHADRFPHEDDP, from the coding sequence GTGATCGGTCGAATCTCGTCCGAGGATCTCGCCACCTCGCTCGCCCTCGTCACGGGACTCGCCCTCGTGGTCCTCGTTCGCGTGTGGGTTCCCTACGACGACGTGTTCCGGAACGGGGACGTCGTCCTGGCCGCAAACGATCCGTATTTCTTCCGCTACTGGGTCGAGGGACTGCTCGCGACCGACGCCAGTCCGTTCGACATGGGGGATCTCGCGGGCCTCTCCGAGGAGATCCGGACGCACAGGAACGTGCTGTTCATCGTGAGCGTGTGGGCGGCGACGGAAACTCTCGGTGGGAGCGCCCATACGGCGGGGGTAATGCTCGCCTGGTATCCGGTGGGGGCGGCGGTCGTGATGGCCGTCCTGTTGTACGTGCTCGTCGTCGACGTGACCGGGGATCGACGGATCGGGCTAATCGCGGTCGTCCTCCTCGGGCTGACGCCCGCCCACGCCTACCGGACGATGCTCGGTTTCGGTGATCACGACGCGTTCCACGCACTCTGGGTCGTCGTGACGGCCGCAGCACTCGTCCGATTGACGAGGGCCGGGACAGGGGACCGACCGTGGAGACGGACCGGGTACTGGATCACCGTCGGGACGCTCGGTGTCGGGGTTGCCGCGCTGAGCTTCGCCTGGCTCGGGGGACCGATCCTGCTCGTGCCCATCGCCGTGTTCGCACTCGGTACCGCGGTGTCGTGCGTCCGGCACGGTCGGTCTCCAGTTCTGGAGAACGGAGGGCTACTCGCCGCGCTCCTCGTGGCGTCGGTACTCTCCCTCGCTCTCCACCGGGGGCTGAACTGGGCGGAGCCGTATCGAGGGTTCGCACCTGTGCTGCTGTTCGTGCTCGTCGTCGGGATCCTCGTGGTCGGTGAACTCGCGGGTCGGATGGAACTCCCGTGGCCGGTGGTTCTGAGCGGTGCGCTCGGCGTGATCGGCGTGTGGTTCGCTGCCATCTGGACCGGGATCGGGGCGTTCGCCGCGCCGATGCATCGGTTCGTCGCGTACTTCCGCCAGTTCCCGCGGGAACCGGAGTACCGGATCGGGGAGACCGTCTCGCTGGTTGCGGACCTGCAGACGCCGGTGGTGCTGTTCGGTCTGCTTCTCTTCGTCGCGGTTCCGGTGATGGTGCTGGTTGTGTTCGAACTCCGATCCGCGCATCGGCCGGAGTGGCTCGCGGTCTCGGCGTACGCCTGGACGTTCCTCGCGCTCTCGATCGTCCAACTCCGGTTCACGGGGGTGTTCTCGGTGTTCGTCGCCGCCTTCGCCGCGGTCGGGATCCTGTACGTCGTCGGTGAGAGAGAGCCCTCCTGGGGACTGTCGCTGGGCGTCGACCGAGCCGAGGTGTCCCGGGATACGCAGGGGTTCGACGTGGTGGATGGTGTCCGGATGGCGGGTATCGTTCTCGTACTCGTCGTGCTCGTGACGGGGATCGGCGTCGCCCAGATCCCGGGGACGATGGGCCAGCTCACCGTAGACGACACGACGCACGAGACGGCGACGTGGATGGGCGAGTACTCCGCCGATCGGGGGTGGGAGTTCCCCGAGAACTACGTCTTCAGTGCGTGGGGGACCAACCGGGTGTACAACCACGTCGTCAGCGGAGAGGCCGAGTCGTACCGGTACGCCCAGCAGAACTATCGGACGTTCGTCTCCTCGTCCGATCCGGAGCGATGGCACGACGACCTGGAGGGGAGAGCCGGGTTCGTCGTCGTCGAGGACACCCGGTTCGCCTACCCGCCCGAGTCGATGCAGGTCCGTCTCAACGATCGATACGGCAGTGCGGGCGGCGGTGTCGATGGGCTCGCTCACTATCGGTTACTGTACGTCAGTGACGACGAAACGACGAAAGTCTTCACCCTCGTCCCGGGTGGGACGATCGCCGGCAACGCGACCCCGAACACGACCCTTCAGGTCGAATCCGACGTCGAGGTCGGCGACACCACGTTCACCTACCAGCGAATCGTGCGGGTGCCCTCCGACGGCAGGTACGAGGTGACGGTGCCGTATCCCGGTCGTTATACCGTCGGGTCCGAAGCCGTCCGGGTCAGCGAATCGAACGTCACGAACGGGGAGACCATCCACGCCGATCGATTCCCCCACGAAGACGACCCGTGA
- a CDS encoding CBS domain-containing protein yields MDIVDIATTEFVQVDAEERFGKVRARFGSENPKGIIVTRDDEYAGIITERQLLQSHVEDSTKAAAFMRSAPQIDIDTDVREVARMLVEGGTMVAPVFDGEELYGFIHADALLEAVLENLDAITVDQIYTEEVVSVRTDTGVGRAINLLREHGISRLPVVEEDGRLTGVVTIHDLRDVVVRRMDKATVGDRGGDLERVLDIPVRDVMNSPVITATIGETVDETVSRMLDNDYSGLIVTPDYDDGLVAGVVTKSDVLRALTFTEEDHLDVQITNIDLLDTIERQDIRRDIEAVCDKYRRMDVHHAHVRFQKHKEKLRGTPLIQCAIRLRTNRGQVAGSGEGYGADNAFHVALDKLERNVIEMKGIESDEFYEGQLLRKLNEL; encoded by the coding sequence ATGGATATCGTAGACATCGCGACCACGGAGTTCGTGCAGGTCGACGCCGAGGAACGCTTCGGGAAGGTCCGCGCCCGGTTCGGGTCGGAGAACCCGAAGGGGATCATCGTCACCCGCGACGACGAGTACGCGGGGATCATCACCGAACGTCAGTTGCTCCAGTCCCACGTCGAGGACAGTACCAAGGCCGCGGCGTTCATGCGCTCGGCTCCACAGATCGACATCGACACCGACGTCCGCGAGGTCGCACGGATGCTCGTCGAGGGTGGGACGATGGTCGCGCCAGTGTTCGACGGCGAGGAGCTCTACGGCTTCATCCACGCCGACGCCCTGCTCGAGGCGGTCCTCGAGAACCTCGACGCGATCACCGTCGACCAGATCTACACCGAGGAGGTCGTCTCGGTTCGAACGGACACGGGCGTCGGCCGCGCGATCAACCTGCTGCGCGAACACGGTATCTCCCGGCTGCCGGTCGTCGAGGAGGACGGTCGGCTCACCGGTGTCGTCACGATCCACGACCTCCGTGACGTCGTCGTCAGGCGGATGGACAAGGCGACCGTCGGCGACCGCGGCGGCGACTTAGAGCGAGTACTCGACATCCCGGTCAGGGACGTGATGAACAGTCCGGTGATCACCGCCACGATCGGCGAGACCGTCGACGAAACCGTCTCGCGAATGCTCGACAACGACTACTCCGGGCTGATCGTCACCCCCGACTACGACGACGGCCTCGTCGCCGGTGTCGTCACGAAGAGCGACGTGCTCCGCGCGCTCACCTTCACCGAGGAGGACCACCTCGACGTCCAGATCACGAACATCGACCTGCTGGACACGATCGAGCGCCAGGACATCCGCCGGGACATCGAGGCCGTCTGCGATAAGTACAGGCGGATGGACGTCCACCACGCCCACGTCCGCTTCCAGAAGCACAAGGAGAAACTCAGGGGCACGCCGCTGATCCAGTGTGCGATCCGGCTCCGCACGAACCGGGGGCAGGTCGCCGGCTCCGGCGAGGGCTACGGTGCGGACAACGCCTTCCACGTCGCCCTCGACAAGCTCGAACGGAACGTGATCGAGATGAAAGGCATCGAGAGCGACGAGTTCTACGAGGGCCAGCTGTTGAGAAAGCTGAACGAGCTCTAA
- a CDS encoding phosphoribosylanthranilate isomerase, translating to MSHPRVKICGHTHEEDVDVSVAAGADAVGVITEVPVDTHREVSPGRAKALLDRVPPLVTGVLVTMPESVEDALDLVERTRPDVLQIHGPFAPGAVEEVRGHVPVVKSVDATEPESARRFDAVANALLVDSVDPSGAGGTGETHDWTATGSLVETLDSPAVLAGGLTPENVREAVETVSPFGVDVAGGVETESGEKDHDAVARFVANATRRRVSAE from the coding sequence ATGAGCCACCCGAGGGTGAAGATCTGCGGGCACACCCACGAGGAGGACGTCGACGTCTCGGTCGCCGCCGGTGCGGACGCCGTCGGCGTCATCACCGAGGTGCCGGTCGATACTCACCGGGAGGTCTCGCCCGGGCGAGCGAAGGCGTTGCTCGACCGCGTTCCACCGCTGGTCACGGGCGTACTCGTGACGATGCCGGAGTCAGTAGAGGACGCGCTCGACCTCGTCGAGCGGACCCGACCCGACGTCCTCCAGATCCACGGGCCGTTCGCGCCCGGGGCCGTCGAAGAAGTGCGAGGACACGTTCCCGTCGTGAAGTCGGTCGACGCGACAGAGCCCGAAAGTGCCCGGAGGTTCGACGCGGTCGCCAACGCCCTGCTCGTCGACTCGGTCGATCCGAGCGGCGCGGGCGGCACCGGCGAGACCCACGACTGGACCGCCACCGGATCGCTCGTCGAGACGCTCGACTCCCCCGCCGTACTCGCGGGTGGACTCACCCCGGAGAACGTGCGCGAGGCGGTCGAGACGGTCTCGCCGTTCGGCGTCGACGTCGCTGGCGGGGTCGAAACCGAGAGCGGGGAGAAGGATCACGACGCGGTCGCGCGGTTCGTCGCGAACGCGACCCGACGGAGGGTGAGCGCGGAATGA
- a CDS encoding CDC48 family AAA ATPase, which translates to MNEVQLEVTKAYPNDSGRGIARLDPDTLLHLKLSPGDIIEIEGGETTAAKVWRADRQDWNTDTVRIDGFTRQNADIGIGERVTIRKAEAAKANTLVLAPPEEASVQFGSDAAGMVKRQILKRPVVERDIVPVMSSTNHPFMRSPGQAIPLIAVETDPEGVCLITEDTEVELREEPISGFDSQRTGITYEDIGGLQNEIQRVREMVELPMKHPQIFKKLGIEPPQGVLLHGPPGTGKTLLAKAVANETSASFFSIAGPEIISKYYGESEQQLREIFEDAAEESPAIIFIDELDSIAPKREDVTGEVERRVVAQLLTMMDGLESRGQVIVIAATNRVDSVDPALRRPGRFDREISIDVPDESGRKEVIQIHTRGMPLSDDVCLDELAEDTHGFVGADIESLTKEAAMKALRRYLPEIDLDEEEIPPSLIDRMIVKRSDFRGALGEVEPSAMREVLVELPKVSWEDIGGLEEAMMDVRESVEWPLTDPERFVRMGIQPPAGVLLYGPPGTGKTLMAKAVANETNANFISVRGPQLLSKWVGESEKAIRQTFRKARQVSPTVIFFDELDSLAPNRGQDAGSNVSERVVNQLLTELDGLEEMENVMVIAATNRPDMIDPALIRSGRFDRLVMIGQPSEEGRREILEIHTRDMPLAADVSLKELGEITDGFVGSDLESIAREAAMTALREDADTDIVEMRHFRQAMDSVRPTITDDILSYYEEIEDQFAGGTAEPGRGRHESRIGFQ; encoded by the coding sequence ATGAACGAAGTCCAACTCGAGGTCACGAAGGCCTATCCCAACGACTCGGGCAGGGGCATCGCACGCCTCGACCCGGATACGCTACTGCACCTGAAGCTGAGCCCCGGCGACATCATCGAGATCGAGGGCGGCGAGACGACCGCCGCGAAGGTCTGGCGCGCCGACCGCCAGGACTGGAACACCGATACGGTGCGGATCGACGGCTTCACCCGACAGAACGCCGACATCGGCATCGGCGAACGGGTGACGATTCGGAAGGCCGAGGCCGCGAAGGCGAACACGCTCGTCCTCGCCCCGCCCGAGGAGGCGTCGGTCCAGTTCGGCTCCGACGCCGCCGGGATGGTCAAACGTCAGATCCTCAAACGGCCGGTCGTCGAACGCGACATCGTCCCGGTGATGAGCAGCACGAACCACCCGTTCATGCGCTCGCCCGGCCAGGCGATCCCCCTCATCGCCGTCGAGACCGACCCGGAGGGCGTCTGTCTCATCACCGAGGACACCGAGGTCGAACTCAGAGAGGAGCCGATCTCCGGCTTCGACAGCCAGCGCACCGGCATCACCTACGAGGACATCGGCGGCCTCCAGAACGAGATCCAGCGCGTGCGCGAGATGGTCGAACTGCCGATGAAACACCCCCAGATCTTCAAGAAGCTGGGGATCGAGCCGCCACAGGGAGTTCTCCTGCACGGACCGCCCGGTACCGGAAAGACGCTGCTCGCGAAGGCCGTCGCGAACGAGACGAGTGCGAGTTTCTTCTCCATCGCGGGTCCGGAGATCATCTCGAAGTACTACGGGGAGAGCGAACAACAGCTTCGAGAGATCTTCGAGGACGCCGCCGAGGAGTCGCCCGCGATCATCTTCATCGACGAACTCGACTCGATCGCGCCCAAGCGCGAGGACGTCACCGGCGAGGTCGAACGCCGGGTCGTCGCGCAACTGCTGACGATGATGGACGGCCTCGAGTCCCGCGGTCAGGTGATCGTCATCGCGGCGACCAACCGCGTCGACAGCGTCGACCCGGCCCTTCGGAGGCCGGGCCGGTTCGACCGCGAGATCTCGATCGACGTGCCGGACGAATCCGGACGAAAGGAGGTCATCCAGATCCACACCCGCGGGATGCCGCTGTCCGACGACGTCTGTCTGGACGAGCTCGCGGAGGACACCCACGGCTTCGTCGGCGCGGACATCGAGTCGCTGACGAAAGAGGCGGCGATGAAGGCGCTCCGGAGGTACCTCCCCGAGATCGATTTGGATGAAGAGGAGATCCCGCCGAGCCTGATCGACCGGATGATCGTCAAGCGCTCTGACTTCCGCGGCGCGCTCGGCGAGGTCGAACCGAGCGCGATGCGCGAGGTGCTCGTCGAGCTCCCGAAGGTGAGCTGGGAGGACATCGGCGGGCTGGAGGAGGCGATGATGGACGTCAGAGAGAGCGTCGAGTGGCCGCTCACCGACCCCGAGCGGTTCGTTCGGATGGGTATCCAACCGCCCGCGGGCGTGTTGCTCTACGGACCGCCCGGCACCGGAAAGACGCTGATGGCCAAGGCGGTAGCGAACGAAACGAACGCCAACTTCATCTCGGTTCGCGGGCCACAGCTCCTCTCGAAGTGGGTGGGCGAGTCGGAGAAGGCGATCCGCCAGACGTTCCGCAAGGCGAGGCAGGTCAGCCCGACGGTGATCTTCTTCGACGAACTCGACTCGCTGGCGCCCAACCGGGGTCAGGACGCCGGCAGCAACGTCTCCGAGCGGGTGGTCAACCAGCTGCTCACCGAGCTCGACGGGCTGGAGGAGATGGAGAACGTGATGGTGATCGCCGCGACGAACAGGCCGGACATGATCGACCCGGCGCTGATCCGCTCGGGTCGGTTCGACCGGCTGGTGATGATCGGCCAGCCCTCCGAGGAGGGCCGCCGCGAGATCCTCGAGATCCACACCCGAGACATGCCGCTGGCCGCGGACGTGAGCCTGAAAGAGCTCGGCGAGATCACCGACGGCTTCGTCGGCTCCGACCTCGAGTCGATCGCCCGCGAGGCGGCGATGACCGCGCTCCGAGAGGACGCCGACACCGACATCGTCGAGATGCGTCACTTCCGGCAGGCGATGGACTCGGTTCGGCCGACGATCACCGACGACATCCTCAGCTACTACGAGGAGATCGAGGACCAGTTCGCCGGCGGAACCGCCGAACCGGGCCGCGGACGTCACGAGAGTCGGATCGGTTTCCAGTAG
- the radB gene encoding DNA repair and recombination protein RadB — MNDEGRLPTGCGALDELVCGGLERGTVTQVYGPPAAGKTNVALCAAVAAAARGERSVVIDTEGISIDRFGQLLEASAADTEESIETISGRVVLQEVYDFEGQEEAVRDAAELAENVDLIVLDSATGFYRLERDDDDGGETLRRVGRQVTHLLSLARRHDLAVLITNQVFTDPDADRIRALGGHTLGHLTGTVVRLDRFRGGNRRATLEKHRAKAVGENVTFRITGDGMESVEDII, encoded by the coding sequence GTGAACGACGAGGGACGGCTGCCGACTGGCTGTGGGGCGCTCGACGAACTCGTCTGCGGCGGGCTCGAACGCGGGACCGTCACGCAGGTCTACGGTCCACCCGCGGCGGGGAAGACGAACGTCGCGCTCTGTGCTGCCGTCGCGGCGGCCGCCCGCGGCGAGCGCTCGGTCGTCATCGATACGGAAGGGATCTCGATCGACCGGTTCGGACAGCTCCTCGAGGCCTCCGCGGCGGATACCGAGGAGTCGATCGAGACCATATCGGGACGGGTCGTCCTGCAGGAGGTCTACGACTTCGAGGGCCAGGAGGAGGCGGTGCGAGACGCGGCCGAGCTCGCGGAGAACGTCGACCTGATCGTCCTCGACAGCGCGACCGGTTTCTACCGGCTCGAACGCGACGACGACGACGGCGGCGAGACGCTCCGACGGGTCGGGCGACAGGTCACACACCTGCTCTCGCTCGCCCGCAGACACGACCTCGCGGTGCTCATTACCAACCAGGTGTTCACCGACCCCGATGCCGACCGGATCCGAGCGCTCGGCGGGCACACCCTCGGTCACCTCACGGGGACGGTCGTCAGACTCGACCGGTTTCGAGGTGGCAACCGCCGGGCGACGCTCGAGAAACACCGGGCGAAAGCCGTCGGCGAGAACGTCACCTTCCGGATCACCGGTGACGGGATGGAGAGCGTCGAAGACATCATCTGA
- the larC gene encoding nickel pincer cofactor biosynthesis protein LarC, with protein MRTLAFDGRMGASGDMLLATLCDLGADPAVLDVVEDHLDVRYEIREVVKNGIAATSVDVVLDDGGESTRPENHSDSDGDGDGHDADREHTHSSGHDHHGDDHGHVHAEGHGPHRSYTEVVEAVEAMDLGTGIGDEAVAIFTLLGEAEASVHGGSLERIHFHEVGADDAIADVIGTLLLLDDLEVDRVVTTPLSVGGGSVSMSHGVYPVPGPATVEIAERADWSLRGGPIERELLTPTGAAILAHLADGVEHLPSLRVERSGYGSGTLDLPEHANVLRGIVGEERSLVREEITVLETNLDDTTPEVLGGLQETLAEIGARDVSILPATMKKSRPGHLVKVIARSEDAERVARRLAEETGTLGVRTTPGTHRWIARRQIESVTIKVDDERYEVDVKVASDDSGTVYDVSAEYDDAAAIARETGLPIREILRRVETAYR; from the coding sequence ATGCGAACGCTCGCCTTCGACGGGCGGATGGGCGCGAGCGGCGACATGCTGCTCGCGACGCTCTGTGACCTCGGCGCGGACCCGGCCGTCCTCGACGTGGTCGAAGACCACCTCGACGTCCGATACGAGATCCGAGAGGTCGTAAAGAACGGGATCGCCGCGACGAGCGTCGACGTCGTCCTCGACGATGGAGGGGAATCGACCCGGCCCGAGAACCACTCGGACTCCGACGGGGACGGTGACGGCCACGACGCCGATCGCGAGCACACCCACTCCTCCGGCCACGACCATCACGGAGACGACCACGGCCACGTCCACGCCGAGGGTCACGGCCCACACCGCTCGTACACGGAGGTCGTCGAGGCCGTCGAGGCGATGGATCTGGGTACGGGGATCGGGGACGAGGCGGTCGCGATCTTCACGCTCCTGGGCGAGGCCGAGGCGAGCGTCCACGGCGGGTCACTCGAGAGGATCCACTTCCACGAGGTCGGCGCTGACGACGCCATCGCGGACGTGATCGGGACGCTCCTCCTGCTCGACGACCTGGAGGTGGACCGAGTCGTCACGACGCCGCTGTCGGTCGGTGGCGGCTCCGTCTCGATGAGCCACGGGGTCTACCCGGTCCCCGGTCCGGCGACCGTCGAGATAGCCGAACGTGCCGACTGGTCGCTCCGAGGCGGGCCGATCGAGCGCGAACTGCTCACGCCGACCGGCGCCGCGATCCTCGCTCACCTCGCGGATGGTGTCGAGCACCTTCCCTCGCTCCGGGTCGAGCGATCGGGCTACGGTTCTGGGACCCTCGACCTCCCCGAACACGCGAACGTCCTCCGCGGGATCGTCGGCGAGGAACGTTCGTTGGTGCGGGAGGAGATCACGGTGCTGGAGACGAACCTCGACGACACGACGCCCGAGGTCCTCGGTGGCCTCCAGGAGACGCTCGCCGAGATCGGTGCCCGCGACGTCTCGATCCTCCCCGCGACGATGAAGAAGTCCCGGCCCGGGCACCTCGTGAAGGTGATCGCCAGATCCGAGGACGCCGAACGGGTCGCTCGCCGGCTCGCCGAGGAGACCGGTACCCTCGGCGTGCGCACGACGCCCGGTACGCACCGCTGGATCGCCCGCCGGCAGATCGAGTCGGTGACGATCAAGGTCGACGACGAGCGTTACGAGGTGGACGTCAAGGTCGCGAGCGACGACTCCGGTACCGTCTACGACGTGAGCGCGGAGTACGACGACGCGGCGGCCATCGCGCGCGAAACTGGATTGCCGATCCGGGAGATACTGCGCCGGGTGGAGACTGCGTACCGATAG
- a CDS encoding RuvC family protein, with protein sequence MIVVATADFEVYHDVVGELKDRDVAFTTIEWGESLPEGTSVLVTGASDDPDRYAAPAIEQVRAEPGDPRWAVETALSTLREEGDRTVIGVDPGARPGVAVVQGETVVAAFHVPLADAAEVVRREVEDDPEAIVRIGDGARLQGARIVEAIDGVRVELVDETGTTPSLGTGTRGMGDVLAAVNIARRKGEPIDSREIEPSDGEIRVIQDRSRERSDENREIDAPLARRVALGELTLDEAIEEHRER encoded by the coding sequence GTGATCGTCGTCGCGACCGCCGACTTCGAGGTGTACCACGACGTGGTCGGTGAGCTGAAAGACCGCGACGTGGCCTTCACAACGATCGAGTGGGGGGAGTCGCTCCCCGAGGGGACGTCCGTCCTCGTCACGGGTGCGAGCGACGACCCCGACCGGTACGCAGCTCCCGCAATCGAGCAGGTGAGAGCCGAGCCGGGCGATCCACGCTGGGCGGTCGAGACGGCGCTCTCGACGCTTCGGGAGGAGGGCGACCGAACGGTAATCGGAGTCGATCCTGGAGCCCGTCCGGGAGTCGCGGTCGTACAGGGGGAGACGGTCGTCGCCGCGTTCCACGTCCCGCTGGCCGACGCAGCGGAGGTGGTTCGACGGGAGGTCGAGGACGATCCCGAGGCGATCGTGCGGATCGGCGACGGCGCACGGCTCCAGGGCGCGCGGATCGTCGAGGCGATCGACGGCGTGCGGGTCGAACTCGTCGACGAGACGGGGACGACGCCCTCACTCGGTACCGGTACCCGGGGGATGGGCGACGTGCTCGCGGCGGTGAACATCGCACGACGGAAGGGCGAACCGATCGACTCCCGGGAGATCGAGCCGAGCGACGGGGAGATCCGCGTGATCCAGGACAGGTCGCGCGAACGATCGGACGAGAACCGCGAGATCGACGCCCCGCTCGCCCGCCGGGTCGCGCTCGGCGAACTCACGCTGGACGAGGCCATCGAAGAGCACCGAGAGCGGTAG